One Monomorium pharaonis isolate MP-MQ-018 chromosome 4, ASM1337386v2, whole genome shotgun sequence DNA segment encodes these proteins:
- the LOC105836296 gene encoding uncharacterized protein LOC105836296, with protein sequence METEELYNINIFPLVTSPFAIQWSPDNQISIITEKGVHVLELIPSPMSPNPTLKFARSFIYSSDTLPACEFIDEMSSLIWNLGREEIYPLLMDDVITPKLDGITEKFPRIIKTAWSPKNLISPNQCVLAILNSAGAVELLHKVSNNWYSIWDVSSFRLKFVQEEIKASLNKNNLYKKTNDQYARIAESMKKLQACSITWSELFKIGDTSFAYFSVAYSSNEILIWKVPRISNFTESLQPTFVGVIDLIITSRVNVLYWITVDVNKHLIVVGCSDGKICGVKLIDKDNNLQIALVEKYTNPDRIAVNYLYIIPQDKTDIKILAVKGSFLLLLCVNLAGELKSKRQLCVQGYTITGVIPIVTQQFLITTQDSHIFIIDIQSNDLININIKSHLPKTCVQYLGLAHSPNKVIFVNIISPNAVYDHLVMREPTIMHIFTLRGATCYDPLTIINNSANLGSVWDCMEILRLKAVKAQDPCMVLCPIPKNLESLSLYKLQISMWMTVMTNVCTTKKPMSNMDHIKECNMKALPLIFLHSACMYLENSTKKYMLSEDEIFATFLLRQYLEIYQGNRKYMLTDEDTNNEDINRRVSKILNMITFYPNQIEKCNLCGEVINDTWHARSCPRGHKLSRCCTTLLQITLLDYRVCPMCGQIFHPCLEDMYEEPQCQFCDVPILCNSYNYDPKDLKLYGRNLSLPRVANITESSKDLESEDLFDKQRSNKWDTSHTYSVIVNDDVDESVKITEKWAEF encoded by the exons ATGGAAACGGAAGaactttataacattaatatttttccattgGTAACTAGTCCGTTTGCGATACAATGGTCACCTGATAATCAGATTTCGATAATTACAGAGAAGGGGGTTCACGTACTC GAGCTGATACCATCGCCTATGTCACCAAATCCAACATTAAAATTTGCCcgttcttttatatattcttctgACACCTTGCCAGCGTGTGAATTTATAGACGAGATGAGCTCTTTGATATGGAATCTAGGACGCGAAGAGATTTATCCACTTCTCATGGATGATGTCATTACACCGAAATTGGATGGAATAACAGAAAAGTTTCCCAGGATAATAAAGACGGCATGGTCGCCAAAAAATTTGATCTCTCCTAATCAATGCGTGTTAGCAATCTTAAACTCAGCAGGTGCAGTTGAATTATTGCATAAAGTTTCTAACAATTGGTACTCTATATGGGATGTTTCGTCCTTCCGGTTGAAGTTTGTGCAAGAGGAAATCAAAGCTAGTCTAAATAAgaataatctttataaaaaaacgaatGACCAGTATGCAAGAATAGCTGAAAGCATGAAGAAATTACAGGCTTGTTCGATAACATGGAGTGAACTTTTCAAAATAGGGGATACatcttttgcatatttttctgTAGCCTACTCTagcaatgaaatattaatttggaaGGTTCCcagaatatcaaattttacagAAAGCTTGCAACCTACATTTGTAGGGGTAATAGATTTAATTATCACGTCGAGagttaatgtattatattggATCACTGTTGATGTAAATAAACATCTAATTGTTGTTGGATGTTCCGATGGTAAAATATGTGGTGTAAAGTTAatagataaagataataatctGCAAATAGCATTGGTAGAAAAGTATACCAATCCTGATCGTATAGctgttaattatttgtacataattCCCCAAGATAAAACGGATATAAAGATTCTTGCTGTCAAAGGTTCCTTTCTCTTGTTACTATGTGTAAATTTGGCAGGAGAATTGAAAAGTAAGCGACAGTTGTGTGTACAAGGATATACCATTACAG gtGTAATTCCTATTGTTACACAGCAATTTTTGATCACTACACAGGACAgtcatattttcattattgatATACAGTcgaatgatttaattaatatcaatattaaaagtcATTTGCCAAAGACATGCGTTCAATATTTAGGACTCGCTCATTCGCcgaataaagtaatatttgtaaatataattagccCAAATGCAGTATATGATCATTTGGTAATGAGGGAACCAACTATAATGCATATATTTACTTTGAGAGGTGCAACTTGCTATGATCCATTAACCATTATTAATAACAGCGCGAATCTCGGAAGCGTCTGGGATTGTATGGAAATCCTCAGATTAAAAGCTGTCAAGGCACAAGATCCATGTATGGTACTTTGTCCAATTCCGAAAAATCTTGAATCATTGTCGCTCTACAAACTACAAATATCAATGTGGATGACAGTAATGACGAATGTGTGCACGACAAAGAAGCCAATGTCGAATATGGACCACATAAAAGAGTGTAATATGAAAGCGCTTCcattaatctttttacattCCGCTTGTATGTATCTTGAAAATTCGACAAAGAAGTACATGCTATCAGAGGATGAGATATTTGCTACGTTTCTATTAAGACagtatttagaaatatacCAAGGGAATAGGAAATACATGCTGACAGACGAGGATACAAACAACGAAGACATAAATCGACGTGTTTCGAAAATATTGAACATGATTACGTTTTATCCAAATCAAATTGAGAAGTGTAATTTGTGTGGCGAAGTGATAAATGATACATGGCATGCCAGATCATGTCCGCGGGGTCACAAGTTATCTCGATGTTGCACAACATTATTGCAAATAACATTGCTGGACTATCGTGTCTGTCCAATGTGTGGCCAAATTTTTCATCCATGCTTGGAAGACATGTACGAAGAACCTCAGTGTCAGTTTTGTGATGTACCTATTTTATGCAACTCATATAATTATGACCCAAAGGATTTGAAGCTGTACGGACGAAATTTGTCTTTACCCCGAGTTGCAAATATCACAGAATCTTCAAAAGATCTGGAATCAGAAGATTTATTCGATAAGCAAAGATCAAATAAATGGGATACTTCACACACATATTCTGTAATTGTAAACGATGATGTTGATGAATCTgttaaaattacagaaaaatggGCGGAATTTTAA